The Stieleria sp. JC731 genome window below encodes:
- a CDS encoding serine/threonine protein phosphatase has protein sequence MTSFETSHVVEAYREQCEDCVEVIADDDRTVIVVADGAGGTGDGRTAAETVIRETRANYAAMDGSTDWSQFLSQLDFRVHAGETTAVIVDIYPDRILGASVGDSCAWVIDGPNISDLTRTQIRKPLLGSQASKPAPFWHGSLNGILLVASDGFFDYAKRDQITQLIGRTDFFAIPRACVDMVRLPSGELWDDTAIVACRVRRARMSRKQYSI, from the coding sequence ATGACATCGTTTGAAACTTCCCACGTTGTCGAAGCATATCGTGAGCAATGCGAAGATTGCGTCGAAGTCATAGCTGATGACGACCGCACTGTGATCGTGGTTGCCGACGGTGCTGGTGGCACAGGGGACGGACGCACTGCGGCCGAAACCGTAATCCGCGAAACACGGGCAAACTATGCTGCGATGGACGGTTCCACCGACTGGTCCCAATTTCTTTCGCAACTTGACTTTCGCGTGCACGCCGGCGAGACGACCGCTGTGATTGTCGACATTTATCCCGATCGCATTCTGGGCGCGAGTGTCGGCGACAGCTGCGCATGGGTAATCGACGGCCCTAATATTTCTGACTTAACTCGTACACAGATTCGCAAACCGTTACTTGGGTCCCAAGCGTCGAAACCTGCTCCATTCTGGCACGGTTCTCTCAATGGTATTCTCCTTGTTGCTTCCGACGGATTTTTCGACTACGCCAAACGAGATCAAATCACACAGCTCATCGGACGCACTGACTTTTTTGCAATTCCGCGTGCGTGTGTCGACATGGTTCGCCTTCCCTCAGGCGAACTTTGGGACGATACTGCTATCGTTGCGTGTCGGGTTCGCCGGGCGCGTATGTCTCGTAAACAATACTCGATCTGA